A genomic stretch from Oryzias latipes chromosome 24, ASM223467v1 includes:
- the LOC101173110 gene encoding cytospin-A isoform X1 translates to MGNHNSNGPHDPAGSPSDFFHTPPNSPSEAFLAAMALPSAASTDKPQTEKPSPNAERTQRMMASSDWSIISTGSVSSTDTKVSDAVAAEETPVVSLESSTALCEGFPSELSWQERDSGMEPQGAAERAREDLTLALLGVMEHYKANLRVAPNMDIAVRAEELIRRLITEKEELVEEVDTLRETLKTERSEWHQFQCDLQIAVSVADRLRLEMEEELSFLKRSHRAVEQQLAQALSRQQETERELESLRAENKEICRRLSEFMAQQQQERAELEVLRNICRRNEEKQDHQEDEKKKVTEDFEDKVEDEEEKNQEDGDEGGCDAQKTNGSENLELTGKGVAEGYIRSLAALEKKKEEQRVPRRIVMSERSWSLTRLPLQSNSQENGASKNLSSTLPLCKKEEPTKERRGDRLLQRQDSWSSFSTGQRVNNHSSDSIKPQDNFSALLRRHGGSRRNSLLRWSQSQTQGYKNIEITNFSSSWEDGLAFCALYHTYLPADIPYDSLNPAEKKENLELAFRTGANAGISATLTAEEMLKEGGPDWQKVLGYVERIFRHFEM, encoded by the exons ATGGGTAACCACAACAGCAATGGTCCTCATGATCCTGCAG GTTCCCCTTCAGATTTCTTCCACACTCCTCCGAACTCTCCCTCGGAGGCTTTCCTGGCTGCCATGGCCTTGCCCTCTGCAGCCTCTACTGATAAACCACAGACTGAGAAACCCTCTCCAAACGCCGAACGGACACAGAGAATGATGGCTTCCTCGGACTGGTCAATCATCAGCACCGGCAGCGTGTCCTCCACAGACACCAAAGTGAGCGACGCTGTGGCAGCAGAGGAGACCCCCGTGGTCAGTCTGGAGAGCTCCACAGCTCTGTGTGAAGGATTCCCCTCGGAGCTGAGCTGGCAGGAGAGGGATAGCGGCATGGAGCCGCAGGGTGCAGCTGAACGAGCCAGAGAAGATTTGACCTTGGCTTTGCTTGGGGTCATGGAGCACTACAAAGCTAATCTAAGAGTGGCCCCCAACATGGATATTGCCGTACGAGCTGAAG AGCTGATAAGACGCTTGATTACAGAGAAGGAGGagctggtggaggaggtggacaCTCTCAGGGAGACCCTCAAG ACAGAGAGGTCGGAGTGGCATCAGTTCCAGTGTGACCTACAGATTGCCGTGTCAGTGGCTGACCGCCTGCGGCTGGAGATGGAGGAGGAGCTGAGTTTTCTGAAGAGGAGCCACAGAGCCGTGGAGCAGCAGCTGGCTCAGGCCCTCAGCAGACAGCAGGAGACGGAGCGAGAGCTGGAGAGCCTGAGAGCGGAGAACAAAGAAATCTGCCGCAGACTGAGTGAATTCATGGCACAACAGCAGCAGGAGCGAGCCGAGTTGGAGGTTCTTAGAAACATTTGTaggagaaatgaagaaaaacaagatcaccaggaagatgaaaaaaagaaagttacagAAGACTTCGAAGATAAAGTGGAagatgaggaagaaaaaaaccagGAGGATGGTGATGAAGGCGGTTGTGATGCTCAAAAGACAAATGGATCAGAAAATCTGGAGCTGACTGGCAAAGGAGTGGCGGAAGGATACATTCGTAGTTTGGCTGctctagaaaagaaaaaggaggagcagagagttCCAAGGAGAATTGTAATGTCTGAAAGATCGTG gAGTCTCACTCGTCTTCCTCTGCAAAGCAACTCTCAGGAAAATGGGGCCTCAAAGAACCTGAGCTCAACGTTGCCACTATGCAAG AAAGAAGAACCAACCAAAGAGAGAAGAGGGGACCGTTTACTGCAGAGGCAGGATAGCTGGTCCAGCTTCTCCACAG GACAGCGAGTGAACAATCACAGCTCTGACTCTATCAA GCCTCAGGATAATTTCAGTGCTTTGCTGAGACGCCACGGCGGCTCCAGAAGAAATTCTCTGCTGCGTTGGAGCCAAAGTCAGACGCAAGGTTACAAG AATATTGAGATTACAAATTTCAGCAGCAGTTGGGAGGATGGTTTGGCTTTCTGTGCCCTTTATCACACCTATTTACCTGCTGACATCCCCTATGACAGCCTCAACCCAGCTGAGAAG AAGGAAAACTTGGAACTTGCATTTAGAACAGGAGCAAATGCAGGAATCTCAGCCACACTG ACGGCAGAGGAGATGCTGAAGGAAGGCGGGCCAGACTGGCAGAAAGTTCTGGGATACGTGGAAAGAATTTTCCGTCACTTTGAGATGTGA
- the saysd1 gene encoding SAYSvFN domain-containing protein 1 codes for MEKKLAEFRARRRAEKSKMSEADLQSRQQSADVHDEQPQKTDDTSAYHSQEDVTGVERRRDWLLESRLGRWLASRQLVLSNVTLLKVLLWLVLLGLFAELEFGLPFFVISLFYWIYEGLRSPDQRKPGELSAYSVFNPDCQPLLGSLTAEQLEGEMGYRPLANR; via the exons ATGGAGAAGAAGCTAGCAGAGTTCAGAGCCAGACGGCGAGCAGAGAAGAGTAAAATGAGCGAAGCTGATCTTCAGAGCAGACAGCAGTCTGCTGACGTTCACGACGAACAACCACAGAAAACAGACGACACCAGCGCATATCACAGCCAAGAAGACGTCACGGGAGTTGAG CGCCGCAGAGACTGGCTGCTTGAAAGCCGTCTGGGAAGATGGTTGGCCTCCAGACAACTTGTGCTCTCAAACGTCACGTTGCTCAAAGTGCTGCTGTGGCTGGTTCTGTTGGGTCTTTTTGCTGAACTGGAGTTCGGCTTGCCCTTCTTTGTCATCTCCCTTTTCTACTGGATCTATGAAGGACTTCGCAGCCCAGATCAGCGAAAGCCTGGAGAACTTAGTGCTTATTCTGTGTTTAACCCAGACTGTCAGCCTCTCCTGGGCTCCCTCACTGCAGAACAGTTGGAAGGAGAAATGGGTTACAGACCTCTGGCAAATAGATAG
- the LOC101173110 gene encoding cytospin-A isoform X2: MGNHNSNGPHDPAGSPSDFFHTPPNSPSEAFLAAMALPSAASTDKPQTEKPSPNAERTQRMMASSDWSIISTGSVSSTDTKVSDAVAAEETPVVSLESSTALCEGFPSELSWQERDSGMEPQGAAERAREDLTLALLGVMEHYKANLRVAPNMDIAVRAEEKEELVEEVDTLRETLKTERSEWHQFQCDLQIAVSVADRLRLEMEEELSFLKRSHRAVEQQLAQALSRQQETERELESLRAENKEICRRLSEFMAQQQQERAELEVLRNICRRNEEKQDHQEDEKKKVTEDFEDKVEDEEEKNQEDGDEGGCDAQKTNGSENLELTGKGVAEGYIRSLAALEKKKEEQRVPRRIVMSERSWSLTRLPLQSNSQENGASKNLSSTLPLCKKEEPTKERRGDRLLQRQDSWSSFSTGQRVNNHSSDSIKPQDNFSALLRRHGGSRRNSLLRWSQSQTQGYKNIEITNFSSSWEDGLAFCALYHTYLPADIPYDSLNPAEKKENLELAFRTGANAGISATLTAEEMLKEGGPDWQKVLGYVERIFRHFEM, encoded by the exons ATGGGTAACCACAACAGCAATGGTCCTCATGATCCTGCAG GTTCCCCTTCAGATTTCTTCCACACTCCTCCGAACTCTCCCTCGGAGGCTTTCCTGGCTGCCATGGCCTTGCCCTCTGCAGCCTCTACTGATAAACCACAGACTGAGAAACCCTCTCCAAACGCCGAACGGACACAGAGAATGATGGCTTCCTCGGACTGGTCAATCATCAGCACCGGCAGCGTGTCCTCCACAGACACCAAAGTGAGCGACGCTGTGGCAGCAGAGGAGACCCCCGTGGTCAGTCTGGAGAGCTCCACAGCTCTGTGTGAAGGATTCCCCTCGGAGCTGAGCTGGCAGGAGAGGGATAGCGGCATGGAGCCGCAGGGTGCAGCTGAACGAGCCAGAGAAGATTTGACCTTGGCTTTGCTTGGGGTCATGGAGCACTACAAAGCTAATCTAAGAGTGGCCCCCAACATGGATATTGCCGTACGAGCTGAAG AGAAGGAGGagctggtggaggaggtggacaCTCTCAGGGAGACCCTCAAG ACAGAGAGGTCGGAGTGGCATCAGTTCCAGTGTGACCTACAGATTGCCGTGTCAGTGGCTGACCGCCTGCGGCTGGAGATGGAGGAGGAGCTGAGTTTTCTGAAGAGGAGCCACAGAGCCGTGGAGCAGCAGCTGGCTCAGGCCCTCAGCAGACAGCAGGAGACGGAGCGAGAGCTGGAGAGCCTGAGAGCGGAGAACAAAGAAATCTGCCGCAGACTGAGTGAATTCATGGCACAACAGCAGCAGGAGCGAGCCGAGTTGGAGGTTCTTAGAAACATTTGTaggagaaatgaagaaaaacaagatcaccaggaagatgaaaaaaagaaagttacagAAGACTTCGAAGATAAAGTGGAagatgaggaagaaaaaaaccagGAGGATGGTGATGAAGGCGGTTGTGATGCTCAAAAGACAAATGGATCAGAAAATCTGGAGCTGACTGGCAAAGGAGTGGCGGAAGGATACATTCGTAGTTTGGCTGctctagaaaagaaaaaggaggagcagagagttCCAAGGAGAATTGTAATGTCTGAAAGATCGTG gAGTCTCACTCGTCTTCCTCTGCAAAGCAACTCTCAGGAAAATGGGGCCTCAAAGAACCTGAGCTCAACGTTGCCACTATGCAAG AAAGAAGAACCAACCAAAGAGAGAAGAGGGGACCGTTTACTGCAGAGGCAGGATAGCTGGTCCAGCTTCTCCACAG GACAGCGAGTGAACAATCACAGCTCTGACTCTATCAA GCCTCAGGATAATTTCAGTGCTTTGCTGAGACGCCACGGCGGCTCCAGAAGAAATTCTCTGCTGCGTTGGAGCCAAAGTCAGACGCAAGGTTACAAG AATATTGAGATTACAAATTTCAGCAGCAGTTGGGAGGATGGTTTGGCTTTCTGTGCCCTTTATCACACCTATTTACCTGCTGACATCCCCTATGACAGCCTCAACCCAGCTGAGAAG AAGGAAAACTTGGAACTTGCATTTAGAACAGGAGCAAATGCAGGAATCTCAGCCACACTG ACGGCAGAGGAGATGCTGAAGGAAGGCGGGCCAGACTGGCAGAAAGTTCTGGGATACGTGGAAAGAATTTTCCGTCACTTTGAGATGTGA
- the c24h12orf57 gene encoding protein C10 — MASAPPQQPTLTIEQTRVVLSEVIQAFAVPENAARMEEAKESACNDMGKMLQLVLPVATQIQQEVIKAYGFNNEGEGVLKFARLVKMYENQDPEIAAMSAKLKSLLLPPLSTPPIGGSVTAS, encoded by the exons ATGGCTTCAGCTCCACCACAACAGCCTACTCTGACGATTGAGCAAACCAGAG TGGTGCTGAGCGAGGTGATCCAAGCCTTCGCCGTGCCAGAGAATGCAGCGAGGATGGAGGAGGCCAAAGAGAGCGCGTGCAACGACATGGGCAAAATGCTGCAGCTCGTGCTCCCCGTGGCAACCCAGATTCAACAGGAGGTCATCAAAGCCTACGGGTTCAACAATGAGGGGGAGG GCGTCCTTAAATTTGCCAGATTAGTGAAGATGTATGAAAACCAGGACCCAGAAATTGCAGCCATGTCTGCAAAACTGAAGTCTCTTCTCCTGCCTCCGCTATCAACACCACCTATAGGAGGCAGCGTCACTGCGTCTTAG